In Alteromonas mediterranea DE, a single genomic region encodes these proteins:
- a CDS encoding electron transfer flavoprotein subunit beta/FixA family protein, translated as MKILVPVKRAIDYNVKVRVKADESGVDLTNAKMAINPFCEIAVEEAVRLKEKGVATEIVVVSIGDKSCQEQIRTALALGADRGIQIDTDQNLDSLQVAKLLSKVVEEEQPQLVILGKQSIDSDNNQTGQMLAALTGMPQGTFASEVVVDGEKVNVTREIDGGLQTVALSLPAVVTTDLRLNEPRYASLPNIMKAKRKPLDVKAAADFGVALESNVKVLKVTPPPQREGGIKVADVAELVEKLKNEAKVIS; from the coding sequence ATGAAAATACTCGTACCGGTCAAACGCGCGATCGACTACAACGTTAAGGTAAGAGTGAAGGCCGATGAATCAGGCGTAGATCTTACAAACGCGAAAATGGCCATTAACCCTTTCTGTGAAATTGCGGTTGAAGAAGCCGTTCGCTTAAAAGAAAAAGGCGTGGCCACTGAAATCGTTGTTGTTTCAATTGGTGATAAAAGCTGCCAAGAACAAATACGTACAGCGCTTGCCCTAGGCGCTGATCGCGGTATCCAAATCGATACCGACCAAAATCTTGATTCACTTCAAGTGGCTAAGCTTCTATCTAAAGTCGTTGAAGAAGAGCAACCTCAACTGGTTATTCTTGGAAAGCAGAGCATTGACTCTGATAACAACCAAACGGGCCAGATGCTTGCCGCATTAACAGGCATGCCTCAGGGCACCTTCGCTTCTGAAGTGGTTGTAGACGGTGAAAAAGTCAATGTAACCCGTGAAATCGACGGCGGCCTTCAAACAGTAGCGCTTTCGCTTCCTGCTGTGGTAACTACAGACCTTCGCTTAAACGAGCCTCGTTATGCATCTCTACCGAATATCATGAAAGCGAAACGCAAGCCTCTTGACGTGAAAGCGGCAGCTGACTTCGGTGTAGCACTAGAATCCAACGTAAAAGTGCTGAAAGTCACGCCTCCACCACAGCGCGAGGGTGGTATTAAGGTAGCAGACGTTGCTGAACTGGTAGAAAAGTTAAAAAATGAAGCAAAGGTGATCTCATGA
- a CDS encoding electron transfer flavoprotein-ubiquinone oxidoreductase: MERESMEFDVVIVGAGPAGLSTACKLMQLANEKDQELMVCVVEKGSEVGAHILSGAVFEPRALNELFPDWKEKGAPLNTPVTEDHIYLLSDEASAKKLPNGITPKTMHNDGNYIVSMGNVSRWLADQAEQLGVEVFPGFAASDVIYNEDGSVGGVLTGDMGVGEDGEPKDGYMPGMELRAKYTVFAEGCRGHLGKELISHFKLDEDSSPQHYAIGFKEIWDIDPAKHQPGLVVHSAGWPLDDATGGSYLYHAEDNQVFVGLIVDLNYDNPYLSPFDEFQRLKHHPVFKQYLEGGKRVSYGARAIAKGGFNSLPKMTFPGGLLVGCDAGTLNFAKIKGNHTAMKSGMLAAESIFEAITENAEAPVKELTSFTDKFKSSWLYDELFRSRNFGPAIHKLGNFWGGAFNTLEQNVFNGNMFFTMKDEHKDYAQLKEAKDAQEISYPKPDGVLSFDKLSSVFLSNTNHEEDQPCHLKLKDPSIPIQVNLPKFAEPAQRYCPAGVYEVIEEEGEKRFQINAQNCVHCKTCDIKDPSQNIKWVVPEGAGGPNYPNM; this comes from the coding sequence GTGGAACGAGAATCGATGGAGTTTGACGTAGTCATCGTCGGTGCCGGCCCAGCTGGATTATCAACGGCTTGTAAGCTAATGCAGCTTGCAAATGAAAAAGACCAAGAGCTAATGGTTTGTGTGGTCGAAAAAGGCTCCGAGGTGGGTGCACATATTCTTTCTGGCGCCGTATTTGAACCTCGCGCGCTAAATGAACTTTTTCCTGATTGGAAAGAGAAAGGCGCCCCATTAAATACGCCGGTAACTGAAGACCACATCTATTTACTTAGCGATGAAGCATCGGCCAAAAAATTACCAAATGGCATCACGCCTAAAACTATGCACAACGACGGTAACTACATTGTTTCAATGGGTAACGTCAGCCGTTGGTTAGCAGACCAAGCCGAACAACTTGGTGTTGAAGTGTTCCCAGGCTTTGCTGCATCTGACGTTATCTATAATGAAGACGGCAGCGTAGGCGGTGTACTAACCGGCGATATGGGTGTTGGCGAAGATGGGGAGCCCAAAGACGGCTACATGCCGGGCATGGAGCTTCGCGCTAAATACACGGTATTTGCAGAAGGCTGTCGCGGTCATTTGGGCAAAGAGCTAATTTCTCATTTCAAACTAGATGAAGACAGTTCACCACAGCACTATGCAATCGGCTTTAAAGAGATTTGGGATATCGACCCCGCAAAACACCAGCCGGGCTTAGTGGTTCACAGTGCGGGCTGGCCACTGGATGACGCCACGGGCGGTAGCTACCTATATCATGCCGAAGACAACCAGGTGTTCGTTGGCTTAATCGTTGACCTTAATTACGACAACCCATATTTGAGCCCCTTTGATGAATTCCAACGCTTGAAGCACCACCCAGTATTCAAGCAATATTTAGAAGGCGGTAAACGGGTTTCTTATGGTGCTAGAGCGATAGCTAAAGGCGGGTTTAACTCGTTACCTAAAATGACCTTCCCAGGCGGTCTTTTAGTAGGTTGTGATGCAGGCACATTAAATTTTGCCAAAATTAAAGGCAACCATACCGCGATGAAATCAGGCATGCTGGCAGCAGAAAGTATTTTTGAAGCAATTACAGAAAATGCAGAAGCGCCAGTTAAAGAATTAACCAGCTTTACAGACAAATTTAAATCGTCTTGGTTATATGATGAATTATTCCGTTCACGTAACTTTGGCCCAGCTATTCACAAGTTAGGTAATTTCTGGGGCGGCGCTTTTAATACATTAGAGCAAAATGTCTTTAACGGTAATATGTTTTTTACTATGAAAGACGAGCACAAAGACTATGCTCAGCTTAAAGAAGCAAAAGATGCGCAAGAGATCAGCTACCCAAAACCAGATGGCGTGCTGAGCTTTGATAAGCTGTCATCGGTATTTTTATCTAATACCAATCATGAAGAAGATCAGCCCTGTCATTTAAAACTGAAAGATCCTTCCATTCCTATTCAGGTTAATTTGCCTAAGTTCGCTGAGCCTGCTCAGCGCTACTGCCCTGCTGGGGTTTACGAGGTAATTGAGGAAGAAGGTGAAAAGCGTTTTCAAATTAACGCGCAAAACTGTGTGCACTGTAAAACCTGTGATATTAAAGATCCAAGTCAAAATATTAAATGGGTTGTACCAGAAGGTGCAGGCGGTCCGAATTATCCAAACATGTAA
- a CDS encoding H-NS family nucleoid-associated regulatory protein — MSEFLDILTHGRRLQGAVKELSIEELEQVQEKLSGIIEKRKEKLLEQEKLKKEKLEKLAAIKKQMEEAGLNVEDLQALNTDVNKKVGKKRPVKYKLVDETGEEHLWTGIGRMPRVYKEALDSGKSLDDYAIS; from the coding sequence ATGAGCGAATTTTTAGATATTTTAACCCATGGAAGACGTTTACAAGGTGCTGTTAAGGAATTAAGCATAGAAGAACTTGAACAAGTTCAGGAAAAACTTAGCGGTATAATTGAAAAAAGAAAAGAAAAACTACTAGAGCAAGAAAAGCTTAAAAAAGAGAAATTAGAAAAGCTTGCTGCAATTAAAAAGCAAATGGAAGAAGCAGGTCTTAACGTAGAAGATTTACAGGCGTTAAATACAGACGTGAATAAAAAAGTAGGTAAAAAGCGCCCTGTTAAATATAAGCTTGTGGATGAGACAGGCGAAGAACATCTGTGGACAGGTATTGGCCGCATGCCTCGTGTTTATAAAGAAGCGCTGGATAGCGGTAAGTCTCTTGACGATTACGCCATTAGTTAA
- a CDS encoding IS1595 family transposase: protein MIPAQFRKLIAELEHLTDSQTRYVEKLLKGTDSVSQLITELEERMVENPECPHCHSSLINRHGKVXQMQRYRCXXCGXTFVATTATPLARLRYKELWLEYIRCMLDSKPLRKCAEECGLHXETSFXXRHRXLALPSALKASKLEGXIEADETXFPYSEKGSKRMTRQPRKRGMKAKKRGRSKDDWVPVLTVRDRAKNTYEAVVPSVTSATLHKELAGKLEKDSVLCSDGYKPYIALSEKNDLIHKRLDVAGGVKVIDKVFHIQNVNAYHSRLKAWIKRFHGVATKYLEHYLGWFRFMDNPENLNGNRLFSIQQQLIRT, encoded by the coding sequence ATGATCCCAGCACAATTTAGAAAGCTTATAGCCGAGTTAGAACACTTAACAGATAGCCAAACCCGTTATGTTGAGAAGCTGCTGAAAGGCACTGATAGCGTCTCACAGTTGATAACAGAGCTTGAGGAGCGGATGGTTGAAAACCCTGAGTGCCCGCACTGTCATAGCTCACTGATCAATCGGCATGGCAAAGTGNATCAGATGCAACGTTATCGTTGCNAGNACTGCGGTNAAACCTTTGTAGCGACAACGGCGACACCGCTAGCTCGACTAAGATACAAAGAGCTGTGGTTAGAATATATTCGCTGTATGCTGGACAGTAAGCCATTGCGTAAATGTGCCGAAGAATGTGGTCTCCACNTTGAAACATCGTTCANGTNGCGGCATCGANTCCTAGCGCTACCATCAGCACTGAAGGCGAGCAAACTAGAAGGTANTATCGAGGCTGACGAAACACNTTTTCCCTACTCAGAGAAAGGCTCAAAACGGATGACTCGTCAGCCCCGCAAAAGAGGGATGAAAGCGAAAAAACGAGGGCGTTCAAAAGATGACTGGGTGCCCGTTTTAACGGTCAGAGACAGAGCCAAGAATACGTATGAGGCCGTTGTGCCAAGTGTTACATCGGCAACTCTGCATAAGGAGCTAGCAGGAAAATTAGAGAAAGACAGTGTGTTATGTAGTGATGGATATAAGCCCTACATAGCTCTTTCTGAGAAAAATGATTTAATACACAAGCGCTTAGACGTGGCGGGAGGTGTTAAGGTGATAGATAAAGTCTTTCATATTCAAAATGTTAACGCCTATCACAGTCGTCTGAAAGCGTGGATAAAACGGTTTCACGGAGTAGCCACAAAATACCTAGAACATTACCTTGGTTGGTTCAGGTTTATGGATAACCCAGAAAACCTTAACGGAAACAGGCTCTTTTCGATTCAACAACAGTTAATCAGAACATAG
- a CDS encoding DUF2788 domain-containing protein, with the protein MLAENYELIESIMLYGGLSILFGLMGFAVHDVLRKNDVPLIGRVVTYGVLGLGALGFLAKGIIEWFWLSTGV; encoded by the coding sequence ATGCTTGCAGAAAATTACGAACTCATTGAGTCCATTATGCTGTATGGCGGCTTGTCTATTCTTTTTGGATTGATGGGTTTTGCTGTACACGATGTATTACGTAAGAACGATGTTCCTCTTATTGGAAGAGTGGTAACGTACGGTGTGCTAGGTTTAGGCGCATTGGGATTTCTTGCGAAAGGCATTATTGAATGGTTTTGGCTAAGCACAGGCGTTTAA